In Triticum aestivum cultivar Chinese Spring chromosome 5B, IWGSC CS RefSeq v2.1, whole genome shotgun sequence, the following proteins share a genomic window:
- the LOC123112768 gene encoding protein HAPLESS 2 isoform X2: MQTVRDPPVITINKSAVYALYAISYLRDVAYKPEEMFTKTHKCESDAGANVVGVCERLWDQNGHVIEHTEPVCCPCGPHRRVGSSCGSIFDKMIKGKANTAHCVRFPGDWFHVFGIGTRSTGYSIRVQVKKGSSVTEVIVSPENKTVVSKDNFLRVNLIGDLVGHESMPTFEDFYLVTPRKGGGEGQPQVLGDEFSWWMLLERVRFTLDGLECNKIGVGYEAYRNQPNLCGSPFGSCLYNQLWNFKESDDNRINRNQEPQYIVQGRFDRINQHPNAGAHSFSIGITETLNTNLLIELSADDINYVYQRSPGKIIDINVPTFEALSQVGTAKVTIKNIGKLEASYSLTFDCLSGISYVEEQFFIIKPGQVLIRSFYLRSSSDQASKYRCSAILKASDFSELDRAECQFSTTATVLDNGTQISPPKQHKKGGIRGFIEAIKTLWRNTWDSVIDFFTGRSCSTKCSSFLDLSCHIQYICIGWLVMFGLLLTTLPAVAVLLWLLHQKGMFDPLYDCWEDVFGLPEAAHPKHREGRGHHAHAHTHHHHHHHSKHPHAHKKRSSGAVGQQQHHNHHHVLHRHGGKPDDGERHRHAAALGVQHRDAGHKHHRHGKAPQRERAQDRDHERRHHHSRAA, encoded by the exons ATGCAGACGGTGCGGGATCCCCCCGTCATCACCATCAACAAGTCCGCCGTCTACGCGCTCTACGCCATCAGCTACCTCAGG GATGTTGCTTATAAACCAGAGGAAATGTTTACCAAGACACATAAATGCGAGTCAGATGCTGGTGCTAATGTTGTTGGAGTTTGTGAAAG GTTATGGGATCAGAACGGTCACGTAATTGAGCATACAGAG CCGGTTTGCTGTCCATGTGGGCCTCATCGCCGTGTTGGTTCGTCTTGCGGATCAATTT TTGATAAAATGATTAAAGGCAAAGCTAATACGGCTCACTGTGTACGTTTTCCAGGTGATTG GTTTCATGTTTTTGGAATTGGGACGAGGTCAACTGGGTACAGCATCAGAGTACAAGTAAAGAAAGGCTCTTCTGTAACG GAGGTTATTGTTAGTCCAGAGAATAAAACAGTTGTTTCTAAAGATAACTTTCTGAGAGTAAATCTCATTGGTGACTTGGTTGGTCACGAAAGTATGCCAACATTTGAAGACTTCTATCTTGTGACTCCACGGAAG GGTGGTGGTGAGGGTCAACCGCAAGTTCTTGGCGATGAGTTTTCCTGGTGGATGCTGTTGGAGAGAGTCCGGTTTACATTAGATGGACTTGAGTGCAACAAGATTGGTGTTGGGTATGAAGCTTACAGAAACCAGCCTAACCTCTGTGGATCACCATTTGGGAGCTGCTTGTACAATCAGCTTTGGAATTTCAAGGAG TCTGACGACAATCGAATAAACAGAAACCAAGAGCCCCAGTATATTGTGCAGGGACGATTTGATAGGATCAACCAACACCCG AATGCAGGAGCTCATTCATTCTCTATTGGAATCACAGAAACTCTGAATACTAATTTGCTGATAGAGCTGAGTGCTGATGATATAAATTATGTATACCAGAG GAGTCCAGGGAAAATAATTGACATTAATGTCCCTACATTTGAAGCCTTAAGCCAAGTTGGTACAGCCAAGGTCACAATTAAGAACATTGGCAAACTGGAAGCGTCATATAGCTTGACG TTCGACTGCTTAAGTGGCATCAGTTATGTGGAG GAGCAATTCTTCATCATCAAACCTGGCCAAGTGCTTATCCGCTCATTTTATTTGCGTTCCTCATCAGACCAAGCATCAAAATATCGCTGCTCGG CTATTTTGAAAGCGTCAGATTTCAGTGAACTTGACAGAGCAGAGTGTCAGTTCTCTACTACAGCCACAGTTCTTGACAATGGAACACAG ATCAGCCCACCGAAGCAGCATAAGAAGGGTGGCATCAGGGGTTTCATCGAAGCCATCAAAACCTTGTGGCGCAACACGTGGGACAGCGTGATCGATTTCTTCACCGGCAGATCATGCAG CACCAAGTGCTCGAGCTTCCTGGACCTGAGCTGCCACATCCAGTACATATGCATCGGCTGGCTCGTCATGTTCGGCCTGCTGCTCACCACGCTACCCGCAG TTGCGGTGCTGCTGTGGCTGCTCCACCAGAAGGGCATGTTCGACCCGCTGTACGACTGCTGGGAGGACGTGTTCGGGCTGCCGGAGGCCGCGCACCCGAAGCACCGGGAAGGTCGAGGCCATCACGCGCACGcccacacccaccaccaccaccaccaccacagcaAGCACCCGCACGCGCACAAGAAGCGTAGCAGCGGGGCGGTCGGGCAGCAGCAGCACCACAATCACCACCATGTCCTCCACAGGCACGGTGGCAAGCCCGACGACGGCGAGCGGCACCGGCATGCAGCAGCGCTCGGCGTGCAGCACAGGGACGCCGGGCACAAGCACCACCGTCACGGCAAGGCGCCGCAGAGGGAGAGGGCACAAGACCGCGACCAtgagcgccgccaccaccactcTCGTGCGGCGTAG
- the LOC123112769 gene encoding uncharacterized protein isoform X2, which yields MTPMSGSASMLATASVMTRNAHLGHLSRRSQGKKASAPLSAPGASLFVAMSSCESATSSATASTQDKEQTDFSLQPAFFCMEFVFTLWLVVGVLDDAQAQVNDAFYDPTIYQRFLQDS from the exons ATGACGCCGATGTCAGGATCAGCATCTATGCTTGCGACCGCGTCCGTCATGACCCGCAATGCTCACCTGGGACACTTGAGCCGGCGGTCGCAAGGAAAAAAAG CATCGGCGCCCTTGTCTGCCCCAGGTGCGAGCTTGTTCGTCGCCATGAGCAGCTGCGAGTCTGCGACCTCGTCGGCTACCGCCAGCACCCAG GACAAGGAGCAGACAGATTTTTCTTTACAACCTGCCTTCTTCTGCATGGAATTTGTGTTCACTTTATGGCTGGTCGTTGGGGTGCTGGATGATGCGCAGGCGCAGGTGAACGATGCCTTCTATGATCCAACAATATATCAAAGATTTTTGCAAGATAGTTAG
- the LOC123112769 gene encoding uncharacterized protein isoform X1, which translates to MTSQGWQPRGQFPSPTTTSPPFTRGRDNDADVRISIYACDRVRHDPQCSPGTLEPAVARKKSIGALVCPRCELVRRHEQLRVCDLVGYRQHPGHCDLTRSRQIFLYNLPSSAWNLCSLYGWSLGCWMMRRRSALRSSIHS; encoded by the exons ATGACGTCTCAGGGATGGCAACCCCGTGGCCAGTTCCCCTCGCCGACTACCACATCGCCCCCTTTCACCCGTGGCAGAGACAATGACGCCGATGTCAGGATCAGCATCTATGCTTGCGACCGCGTCCGTCATGACCCGCAATGCTCACCTGGGACACTTGAGCCGGCGGTCGCAAGGAAAAAAAG CATCGGCGCCCTTGTCTGCCCCAGGTGCGAGCTTGTTCGTCGCCATGAGCAGCTGCGAGTCTGCGACCTCGTCGGCTACCGCCAGCACCCAGGTCATTGTGATTT GACAAGGAGCAGACAGATTTTTCTTTACAACCTGCCTTCTTCTGCATGGAATTTGTGTTCACTTTATGGCTGGTCGTTGGGGTGCTGGATGATGCGCAGGCGCAG TGCCCTTCGAAGTTCTATCCATAGCTGA
- the LOC123112768 gene encoding protein HAPLESS 2 isoform X1, whose product MAPPRRPPPSRPANHAVFLLLAAAALFGPAVGVEILSKSRLERCALDSGAGGALACDRKLVLNLAVPSGSSSGESSLVAEVVEVEEDDTQAMQTVRDPPVITINKSAVYALYAISYLRDVAYKPEEMFTKTHKCESDAGANVVGVCERLWDQNGHVIEHTEPVCCPCGPHRRVGSSCGSIFDKMIKGKANTAHCVRFPGDWFHVFGIGTRSTGYSIRVQVKKGSSVTEVIVSPENKTVVSKDNFLRVNLIGDLVGHESMPTFEDFYLVTPRKGGGEGQPQVLGDEFSWWMLLERVRFTLDGLECNKIGVGYEAYRNQPNLCGSPFGSCLYNQLWNFKESDDNRINRNQEPQYIVQGRFDRINQHPNAGAHSFSIGITETLNTNLLIELSADDINYVYQRSPGKIIDINVPTFEALSQVGTAKVTIKNIGKLEASYSLTFDCLSGISYVEEQFFIIKPGQVLIRSFYLRSSSDQASKYRCSAILKASDFSELDRAECQFSTTATVLDNGTQISPPKQHKKGGIRGFIEAIKTLWRNTWDSVIDFFTGRSCSTKCSSFLDLSCHIQYICIGWLVMFGLLLTTLPAVAVLLWLLHQKGMFDPLYDCWEDVFGLPEAAHPKHREGRGHHAHAHTHHHHHHHSKHPHAHKKRSSGAVGQQQHHNHHHVLHRHGGKPDDGERHRHAAALGVQHRDAGHKHHRHGKAPQRERAQDRDHERRHHHSRAA is encoded by the exons ATGGCTCCTCCACGCCGCCCCCCTCCTTCCCGGCCCGCTAACCACGCCGTGttcctcctcctcgccgcggcCGCCCTCTTCGGGCCCGCCGTCGGGGTGGAGATCCTCTCCAAGTCCCGCCTGGAGCGCTGCGCCCTGGACTCGGGGGCAGGCGGCGCCCTGGCCTGCGACCGCAAGCTCGTCCTCAACCTCGCCGTCCCCAGCGGCTCC AGCAGCGGCGAATCGTCGCtggtggcggaggtggtggaggtcgAGGAGGATGATACGCAGGCGATGCAGACGGTGCGGGATCCCCCCGTCATCACCATCAACAAGTCCGCCGTCTACGCGCTCTACGCCATCAGCTACCTCAGG GATGTTGCTTATAAACCAGAGGAAATGTTTACCAAGACACATAAATGCGAGTCAGATGCTGGTGCTAATGTTGTTGGAGTTTGTGAAAG GTTATGGGATCAGAACGGTCACGTAATTGAGCATACAGAG CCGGTTTGCTGTCCATGTGGGCCTCATCGCCGTGTTGGTTCGTCTTGCGGATCAATTT TTGATAAAATGATTAAAGGCAAAGCTAATACGGCTCACTGTGTACGTTTTCCAGGTGATTG GTTTCATGTTTTTGGAATTGGGACGAGGTCAACTGGGTACAGCATCAGAGTACAAGTAAAGAAAGGCTCTTCTGTAACG GAGGTTATTGTTAGTCCAGAGAATAAAACAGTTGTTTCTAAAGATAACTTTCTGAGAGTAAATCTCATTGGTGACTTGGTTGGTCACGAAAGTATGCCAACATTTGAAGACTTCTATCTTGTGACTCCACGGAAG GGTGGTGGTGAGGGTCAACCGCAAGTTCTTGGCGATGAGTTTTCCTGGTGGATGCTGTTGGAGAGAGTCCGGTTTACATTAGATGGACTTGAGTGCAACAAGATTGGTGTTGGGTATGAAGCTTACAGAAACCAGCCTAACCTCTGTGGATCACCATTTGGGAGCTGCTTGTACAATCAGCTTTGGAATTTCAAGGAG TCTGACGACAATCGAATAAACAGAAACCAAGAGCCCCAGTATATTGTGCAGGGACGATTTGATAGGATCAACCAACACCCG AATGCAGGAGCTCATTCATTCTCTATTGGAATCACAGAAACTCTGAATACTAATTTGCTGATAGAGCTGAGTGCTGATGATATAAATTATGTATACCAGAG GAGTCCAGGGAAAATAATTGACATTAATGTCCCTACATTTGAAGCCTTAAGCCAAGTTGGTACAGCCAAGGTCACAATTAAGAACATTGGCAAACTGGAAGCGTCATATAGCTTGACG TTCGACTGCTTAAGTGGCATCAGTTATGTGGAG GAGCAATTCTTCATCATCAAACCTGGCCAAGTGCTTATCCGCTCATTTTATTTGCGTTCCTCATCAGACCAAGCATCAAAATATCGCTGCTCGG CTATTTTGAAAGCGTCAGATTTCAGTGAACTTGACAGAGCAGAGTGTCAGTTCTCTACTACAGCCACAGTTCTTGACAATGGAACACAG ATCAGCCCACCGAAGCAGCATAAGAAGGGTGGCATCAGGGGTTTCATCGAAGCCATCAAAACCTTGTGGCGCAACACGTGGGACAGCGTGATCGATTTCTTCACCGGCAGATCATGCAG CACCAAGTGCTCGAGCTTCCTGGACCTGAGCTGCCACATCCAGTACATATGCATCGGCTGGCTCGTCATGTTCGGCCTGCTGCTCACCACGCTACCCGCAG TTGCGGTGCTGCTGTGGCTGCTCCACCAGAAGGGCATGTTCGACCCGCTGTACGACTGCTGGGAGGACGTGTTCGGGCTGCCGGAGGCCGCGCACCCGAAGCACCGGGAAGGTCGAGGCCATCACGCGCACGcccacacccaccaccaccaccaccaccacagcaAGCACCCGCACGCGCACAAGAAGCGTAGCAGCGGGGCGGTCGGGCAGCAGCAGCACCACAATCACCACCATGTCCTCCACAGGCACGGTGGCAAGCCCGACGACGGCGAGCGGCACCGGCATGCAGCAGCGCTCGGCGTGCAGCACAGGGACGCCGGGCACAAGCACCACCGTCACGGCAAGGCGCCGCAGAGGGAGAGGGCACAAGACCGCGACCAtgagcgccgccaccaccactcTCGTGCGGCGTAG
- the LOC123112769 gene encoding uncharacterized protein isoform X3 — MTPMSGSASMLATASVMTRNAHLGHLSRRSQGKKASAPLSAPGASLFVAMSSCESATSSATASTQDKEQTDFSLQPAFFCMEFVFTLWLVVGVLDDAQAQCPSKFYP; from the exons ATGACGCCGATGTCAGGATCAGCATCTATGCTTGCGACCGCGTCCGTCATGACCCGCAATGCTCACCTGGGACACTTGAGCCGGCGGTCGCAAGGAAAAAAAG CATCGGCGCCCTTGTCTGCCCCAGGTGCGAGCTTGTTCGTCGCCATGAGCAGCTGCGAGTCTGCGACCTCGTCGGCTACCGCCAGCACCCAG GACAAGGAGCAGACAGATTTTTCTTTACAACCTGCCTTCTTCTGCATGGAATTTGTGTTCACTTTATGGCTGGTCGTTGGGGTGCTGGATGATGCGCAGGCGCAG TGCCCTTCGAAGTTCTATCCATAG